The Fictibacillus arsenicus genome contains a region encoding:
- a CDS encoding ABC transporter ATP-binding protein — protein sequence MAVLTTSNLTLAYGKEPIIDELNLQIPKGKITVFIGSNGCGKSTLLRSMARLLNPKSGSVLLNGKDIAKRSTKQVAKELAILPQGPVAPEGLTVLQLVKQGRFPYQSWLHQWSPEDEKAVMNALKATNLLPFMETPVDSLSGGQRQRAWIAMTLAQGTDTILLDEPTTYLDMTHQVEILDLLFELNEKEKRTIVMVLHDLNLACRYAHHIIAIQDKSVYAQGAPEEIMTEQLVEDVFQMSSTVIPDPVFGTPMCIPYGKGRVVRHVNTPQYA from the coding sequence ATGGCTGTTTTAACAACCTCAAACCTTACGTTAGCTTATGGAAAAGAACCGATCATTGATGAATTGAACCTGCAGATTCCAAAGGGTAAAATCACCGTCTTTATCGGAAGCAACGGATGCGGTAAATCCACCCTGTTACGATCTATGGCACGTCTTTTAAATCCGAAATCAGGAAGCGTTCTGTTAAACGGAAAAGACATTGCAAAACGCTCCACAAAACAAGTAGCCAAAGAGCTTGCCATCCTTCCGCAAGGTCCTGTAGCACCTGAAGGATTAACCGTTCTGCAGCTCGTGAAACAAGGTCGTTTTCCTTATCAGTCTTGGCTTCACCAATGGTCTCCAGAAGATGAAAAAGCGGTAATGAATGCTTTAAAAGCAACAAACCTGCTTCCTTTTATGGAAACACCTGTTGACTCTCTTTCTGGCGGTCAGCGCCAGCGTGCTTGGATTGCTATGACACTCGCACAAGGCACTGACACAATTCTGCTGGATGAGCCAACTACCTATTTGGATATGACACACCAAGTAGAAATCCTGGACCTTTTATTCGAGTTAAACGAAAAGGAAAAGCGCACAATAGTGATGGTACTACATGATCTGAACTTAGCTTGCCGGTATGCACACCATATTATAGCGATTCAAGATAAGTCAGTTTATGCACAAGGTGCACCAGAAGAAATCATGACGGAACAGTTAGTTGAAGATGTCTTTCAGATGTCCAGTACCGTGATTCCGGATCCGGTATTCGGAACACCAATGTGTATCCCATACGGAAAGGGGCGGGTTGTCCGACATGTCAATACTCCTCAGTAC